A window of Mycolicibacterium madagascariense genomic DNA:
GGCGAAACTAGCTGGGGTGAGCCGTTTTCGGCTCGCCGGGCGCCATCTGTTGCCCGGTGCCGTGCCCAACGCGCTCGTCGCGGCGAGCCTCGACCTCGGCACGCTGATCCTGACCCTGGCGGCGCTGTCGTTCCTCGGCCTCGGCCAGTCCGCGCCCGCCCCGGAACTGGGCGCCGACTCGGCCCGCAACCTGAGCTACTTCCTCCAGCAGTGGTGGATACCGGTGATGCCCGGTCTCGGCGTCCTGGTGCTGGCGCTGATCGGCAACATCGCGGGTGACTGCCTGCGCAACCTGATGAAGACGAGCTGACCATGAAGACCTTCATAGCGACGAGACTGGCCGCGACGGTGGCGATCCTGATCGCCCTGACCGGGGTGATGTTCTTGCTGCAGCACATCTCGCCCATGGACCCGGTCAAGGCTCAACTGGGGGCTCAGGCCTCGGCCGAGGCGGTGGCCGCCCGCCGACAGGCGCTCGGCCTGAACGACCCCGTGCTGGTGCAGTTTTGGCGTTATCTGACCGGGGCTGCGACCGGTGATCTCGGGACGTCGTTCCGGACCCGGCACGGCGTCGCGTCGGATCTGGCCACGTTCTTTCCCGCCACCCTCGAGCTGGCGATCTACGGGCTGGTGATCGCGCTGCTGCTGGCCGTGCTGCTGGCGTTCAGCACCACCCTCAAGTGGCGCGGGGCAGGCGCATTGCGCGCGATCCTGTTCACCGGATCCTCGGCGCCCATGTTCCTGCTGGGCATCCTCGGGCTGATCGTGTTCTACAAGCAGCTCGGCTGGGTCCCCGCCAACGGGCGCATCAGCATTCCCAATCCACCGACGGGGCCGACGGGGCTATTGACCGTCGACGGGCTGCTGCACGGTCGCTTCGACGTCGTCGGCGACGCCCTGCACCATCTCATCCTGCCCGCGCTGGTCATCGCGATCGGCCCGGCCGTGGCGATCGGACGCGTGCTGCGCAGCAGCCTCATCGGTGACATCGACAGCGACTACGCGCGGACCGCGCGCGCCAAGGGGCTGCCCGAGGGCAAGATCCTCGCCCGCCACGTGCTGCGCAACTCGATCGGCTCGGCGCTGTCCATGACGGGTCTGCAAGTGGGACTAATGTTCTCGGGGGTGTTGGTCGTCGAGCAGGTGTTCGGCTGGCCCGGCATCGGCCAGTACATCTCGCAGAGCATTCCCGTCGCGGACTTTCCCGCCATCGCCGGCGTCACGCTGATGCTCGGCGCCCTCTACGTCTTCATCAACACGGCCGTGGACCTACTCCAGGCCGCCGCAGATCCACGCATCGCAACAACAGGAGGTTAAGTGCCGAAACAACCGCTCATCGTGGGCAACCCGGTGTTCGTCGTCGTCGACATGCAGGAGGGCGGCGGCCTACCCGCGGAGGAGATGGGCATTCCCGTCATGCCGGGCAACGCCGAGCGCGTCGCGGTCGCCGAGCGGCTGCTCGCCGCGGCGCGCGCCGCCGACGTCCCGGTGGTGTTCTTCCAGGAGGTGCACCGGCCCAGCGGCGTCGACTTCGGCCGTGAACTCGACGGTGTCGAGGGCGTCCATTGCGTGGAGGGCGAGCGGGGCACCGATCTGGAGCCGACGCTGCGACCGATACTCGACGGGTCGCGGCAGGAATTCCACCTCGTCAAGCGGCGCTACTCCGGGTTCATCGGCACCGAATTCGACATCGTGCTGCGCGGTCTCAAGGCCGACACGCTCATCCTCGTCGGCGGTCTGACCGACGTCTGCGTGCACTACACCTTCGCCGACGCCCATCAGCGCGACTACTACGTCCGGGTCGTCACCGACTGCGTCGGCGGGTCCTCGCAGTACCGGCACGACGCCGCCCTCGACGCCATGGAGTACCTCCAGACCGGCGCCCTGCGCACCAGCGACGAGATCCTCGCCGCGTTCGAAGCACTGACCACCCCCGTCCTCGAAGGAGCCGCACGATGACCCTCCGATTGCGCGCGGTGGCCGTGGCCGCTGCGGCCATGCTGGCGCTCAGTGGTTGCGGCGGTTCGAATTCCGGTGGCAGCAGCACGCCCAACGCCGCGCCGACCGACAAGGTGCTGCACCTGTCCTTCCTGCAGGACATCGGACAACCGCCGGACCCCGACGTCTTCTACGCCGGCCAGGGTCTGCTGCTGACCACCAACATCTACGAGGGCCTGCTGCAGTACAAGGCGGGCACCGACAAGCCCGTCCTCGAGCCGCTGCTGGCCACCTCGTGGACGGCGTCGCCGGACAACAGGGTGTTCACGTTCCAGCTCCGTCAGGGCGTCAAGTTCCACGACGGCACCCCGTTCACCTCGGCGGCCATCAAGGCATCCTTCGATCGCCGGCTCGCGGTCAACCAGGGCCCCGCCTACATGGTGCAGGACGTGGCATCCGTCGTCCCCCAGGGTGATTACGCCGTCACCGTCACGCTGAAGGCACCCAACTCGGCGTTCCTGGACTACATGGCCTGCCCCTACGGACCGCGCATCCTCAGCCCCGAGGGCTTGAAGAAGAACGCCGGCACCGACAACGCCCAGAACTACCTGACCACCCACGACCTGGGCACCGGGCCCTACACGCTGACCGACGCGCAGGTCGGATCGCACTACGGCATGGCGTCGTTCCCGGACTACTGGGGCCCCAAGCCGTACTTCGAGAAGATCGACATGCCGGTCATCACCGACGTGTCGGCGCAGCAGCTGCAGTTCAACAACGGTCAGATCGCGGCGATCCTGCACGACCTGCCGTCCTCGGCCGTTCAGTCGTATCTGGACAACAAGTCGTTCTCGAACTACTCGCTGCCGACGATGATGTCCAACTACCTGTACGTCAATCCGAAGAAGGGAATGTTCACCGATCCCAAGAACCGGACGGCCGTCCTGCAGGCCATCGACGTCGACCAGCTGGTCAAGCAGACGTACTTCGGTCGCGGCCAGGCCGCGCCGCAGATCTACCCGCCCAACATGATCGACGCGCAATTCGCGAAACAGGCTCTGCCGCATGATCCCTCGGTGCTGACCGCGCTGGCGGGTAGCCTGCCCGCGGATCAGAAGTCGCTCACCATCGGCTACGACTCGAGCAATCCGGACAACCAGCTGGTGAGCAATCTGATCCAAACCCAGTTGGCCGCAGCCGGTTTGACCGTCAAGGTGCAGAGCTACCCGACGTCGCAGATCTTCGGGTGGATCGGCACCCCGGCGAACGACGCGCCGGACATCCTGCTGAACCTGGGCTGGCCCGACGCCCCGTCGCCCTACACGTGGGGCCACATCTCGTGGGATCCCGACGGCGGTCTGAACTACCTCGGCTGCTCGGCGCCGCCGGTGACTGCCGCGCTGGCACAGGGTCTCCCCACCGGTGACTCGCAGGCGTTCTCCCAGGCCGGTGAGGAGGCCATCAAGACCGGCTGCTGGCTGAACGTCGCCGACGTCAACGACTTCATGGTCGCCCAGCCGTGGCTCAAGGGCATCGAGCAGGCCCACGTCGTGACCAACCCGAATTCACTTCGGCTGGCCGCTCTCTCGGTGGGCTGATGACGGCACTCGTGCGAAAGAGCGGGGTGCGCAGGATCGTCCTCCTCACGCTGGGGTGGGAGGATCTGCCGAAATCGGTGTCGGTGCACGGCAGTTCGCCCGAGCTGCGGATGCGTGAGCCGGTGCCCGGCGTGCTGCTGCAGACCGACGGCGGATGGGTGCTGCTCGATACCGGCTTCAACACGGCACTGATCCGCGACCCGCATCTGCGGCGCCGGTACTTCCCCTCGGTGGAGTACCAGCCGCTGCTGCCGGGTCCCGGCGAGCCGATCGAGGAGTCGCTGTTCGAGATCGGCGTCGACGTCGACGACATCCACGTGGTGGCGCTGTCGCACCTGCACGTCGACCACGCCGGCGGGCTCAAGTTGTTCGCGGGCAAGGTGCCGGTGCACGCGCAGCGGCGGGAGCTCGAATACGGGCTGTCGAATCATCCCGAGCCGGAACGACATTCGATCTACCGGGTGGACTTCGACGACCCCAACATCGACTGGCAGCTCGCCGACGGCGAAGCCGAGATCGCGCCGGGCATCACCGCGGTGCCGACGTACGGGCACACGCCCGGGCATCAGAGCTTCGTCGTCGAGCTCGACGAGTCGGTCGGTGGTGACGGCTTCGTCTTCGCCTTCGACGCCGCCGATCTCACCGAGAACATCGAGCACGAGCTGGCCATCGGCGGGTACATCGGCGTCGAACCGGAGGAGACCGTCGAGCCCATCCGCAGGCTCAAACAGCTCGCCAAGGACAAGGGCTATCCGCTGATACCCGGCCACGATCCGCACGTGTGGCCCGAACTGGCAGGCCACTTCCACGAACGCTTCGGGCCGCTGACTCCGACATGACCGCGCCCGTCATCGCCGACTGCGCCGGGCTGTGGCGGCGCAGCCTGCTGATCGGAGCCGACGGCACCCGCGACACCGGCGGCGATGTGCGGTGGCTGCAGGGGATCACCGGGTACGTCGACTCTCGGGGATTCGCGGGCCGACTCGAGCAGCAGGGCGACGTCTTCCACTGGCACCGTGACGTCGACCTGTTGCCGCCGGGGCCCTTTCCCGATGCCGGGGCCATGCTGTGGGACGGCGACGTGCTCGTCGAGACCGGCGTTCACGAGGACTACGTCGAGCACTGGGTGCGCGAGGACGGGCCGTCGACGCCCCTCGGAGCGGTCTTCCTCCAGGGGCCCGACGGTGCCGACGGGGTGTGGCTGCGCGTCGGCGACGCGTTCGGCTGGGCCGGTGGGGGCACCGTCGTCATCGGCACCGTGGGGGATTCGCACTGGCAACGCCTGAGCGACGGCCGGTCCGCGGCCGGGCTCGAGGTCGACGGGGCGACGTGGACCATCCAACGAAGCGAAGGAAGCATGCACTCATGAGCGCGTTCACGTCGGTGCCCATCGTCGACATCAGCGGCCTGCGATCCACCGACGACCACGAATGGTCAAGGGTGGCAACCGAACTCGGCACCGCCGCCCGCGAGGTCGGCTTCTTCTACGTCAGCGGGACGGGCGTCGACGAGGCGCGGTTCGCGCGTCTGCTGGCGGCCACCAGGGAATTCTTCGCCCTCCCCGTGGAGGAGAAGATGCGCAGCTACATCGGTCTGTCGCGGTGTCACCGCGGCTACGTGCCCGTCGGCGAGGAGGGGGTGGAGAACGGCGTGCCCGACCTGAAGGAGGCGTTCGACACCGCCCTGGACCTGCCCGCCGACGATCCCGACTACCTGGCGGGCAACCCAATGCTCGGGCCCAACACGTGGCCCGAACTACCCGGCTTCGCCGAGGCCGTCACCGACTACTACCAGGCGGTGCTGGAGGTCGGGCACCTGCTGCTGCGCGCCTTCGCCGTCGCGCTCGGCGAGGACCCCGACACGTTCACCCGCCACGCCGCCAAGACACCGAGCCAGCTGCGGCTGGTGCACTATCCCTACGACCCGAACGCGGTGGATGCGCTCGGCATTGGCGCGCACACCGACTACGAGTGCTTCACGCTGCTGAAGCCGACGGCGCCCGGCCTGGAGGTGCTCAACGGTGCGGGGGAGTGGATCGACGTGCCGCCGGTGCCGGGCACCTTCGTCGTCAACGTCGGTGACCTGCTGGAGCTGTGGACGAACGGCGCCTTCATCGCCACGAGCCACCGCGTGCGCAAGGTCGTCGAGGAGCGCTACTCGTTCCCGCTGTTCTTCAACGTCGACTACGACACCGAGGTGAAACCGCTGCCGCAATTCGCGTCACCCGACGGCGAGGACCGCCCACCCCTGCGCGCGGGCGAGCACCTATTCGCCCAGACCGCACAGTCCTTCGCCTACCTGCGGCGCCGCATCGAGAGTGGTGAGCTGGTGCTGCCCGAGGGATCGCTGCGGCTCAACCAGTTCGGCCAGCAGGCGCTGCAGGGCGTGGAGTAGGCCCGGTCTTGGCGGTACCGCCGGGTCTTGGTGGTACGGCCGGGTCTGGTGGCACTATCCCGTGCGCAGGCGTCATCATTCGTTGACGATCGTCATCACATGATGACGCCCCCGACTGCGTACCCACTCCCGGAGACCGCCGGAGAGTCGCGGCCGGCTCAGTTGATGGGCGCGTTGACGAAGCGTAGATCGGCGAGCATGCCGCGGGCGGCGACGAGGCCCTGGCCGGTCTGCCACACCTCGTCGTTGACGATGAAGACGCGATTGTCCTTGGTGGCAGACAACTTTCGCCACGCGTCACTCTCCAGCACGGCGTCGGCGCGTTCCTTGGCCGCGGGGGAGTCGAACGTCAGGTAGACGATGTCGCCGTCGGCCGCCGAGAAGTCCGTCGACTTGGTCACCTGCGACGTGCTGATCTCCTGGTAGGGCTTGTCCTTGAACCGCTGCGCGATGGGCCGGTCGGCGCCGATCGCGCTGAGCACGCTGGCGGGGAAGTCGTCGGTGCCGTAGACCCGCAGGGTGTTCTGGGTCAGCTGCACCACCGACACCTGATAGTGGGTCGCGTCGTCGTCGGCACCGGTCTTGGCGGCGGCCTGCTGGAAACCGGCGAGCAGCGCGGTGGCGGCGTCGTTGCGGCCCGTCGCCGCGCCGACGGTGCGCAGCGTGTCCTGCCAGCCCGGCCCCGGCGGACCGGTGAACACCGTCGGCGCGATGCCCGACAGCTCGCCGTAGGCCTCCGGCGTGAGCGCCTCGGAACCGAGGATGAGGTCGGGGTTGGCGGCCTTGATCGCGCCGACGTCGGGGGTGGAGCGGGTGCCCGCCGGCGGCACGGCGTGGATGACCGAACCGAGGTAGGAGGGTTGGCTCGACGACCCGTCGGCCAGTGCGGCGGCGACGATGCGCGACTGCAGCCCCAGCGCGCACAGCGCGTCGAGCTGGTCGCCGGACAGCACCACGATGCGCTGCGGATCGGCGGGCACCTCGGTGGTGCCTGCCGCGTGGCGTACCTCGCGCGTCGGCGGCCCGTCGTCGACCGGGGCCGGGTTGGGCGCGCAGGAGTCGTCGGGTCGACGGTCGTTGCCGAGGACGCCGGCGCCCGCGATCGCCGTGGTGCTGGTCACCACCGCCGACGCCGCGTCGGGGTTCGCCGGGGCACTCCCGCCGTCGTCACCGCACCCGCTGACCAGCGTGATGACGAGTGCCGTCACGATCGCCACGCCGGCGGCGATCGCACCCATCCGCGCTCTGGCTGCCGACACGCCGCCGACCGTACCAACGCCAGGTCAGGTGACGTCGGCTGGGGAGTTATTACCAATTACGACGGTTTGTAGGACCCATGGCGCCTCACGGCTCGGCGGAGGATAGGATTCAGGTCGAGCCTGCGGGACTGTCCCGTCGAATCTATGGAGGACCTGTTGGTAGCCGAAGCGCCCCCAATCGGAGAACTCGAGGCACGCCGTCCGTTCCCGGCGCGGTTGGGTCCCAAGGGCAATCTCATCTACAAGCTGGTGACCACGACCGATCACAAGCTGATCGGCATCATGTACTGCGTCGCCTGCTTCATCTTCTTCTTCGTCGGCGGACTCATGGCGCTGTTCATGCGCACCGAGCTCGCGTTGCCGGGCCTGCAGTTCCTGAGCAACGAGCAGTACAACCAGCTGTTCACCATGCACGGCACGGTCATGCTGCTGTTCTACGCGACGCCCATCGTGTTCGGCTTCGCCAACCTGGTGCTCCCGCTGCAGATCGGCGCGCCCGACGTGGCGTTCCCGCGACTGAACGCGTTCTCGTTCTGGCTGTTCCTCTTCGGCGCGCTCATCGCGATCGCCGGGTTCATCACCCCCGGCGGTGCGGCGGACTTCGGCTGGACGGCGTACTCGCCGCTGACCGACGCCATCCACTCCCCGGGCGCCGGTGGTGACCTGTGGATCATGGGTCTGGCCGTCGGTGGTCTCGGCACCATCCTCGGTGGCGTCAACATGATCACGACCGTGGTGTGCATGCGCGCCCCCGGCATGACGATGTTCCGGATGCCGATCTTCACCTGGAACATCCTGGTGACGTCGATCCTGGTGCTGCTCGCCTTCCCGCTGCTGACCGCGGCGCTGTTCGGCCTGGCCGCCGACCGCCACCTCGGCGCGCACATCTACGACCCCGCCAACGGCGGCGTGCTGCTCTGGCAGCACCTGTTCTGGTTCTTCGGGCACCCCGAGGTGTACATCATCGCGTTGCCGTTCTTCGGCATCGTGACCGAGATCTTCCCGGTGTTCAGCCGCAAGCCGGTGTTCGGCTACACGACGCTGATCTACGCGACGCTGTCGATCGCCGCCCTGTCGGTCGCGGTGTGGGCGCACCACATGTACGCCACCGGCGCGGTGCTGCTGCCGTTCTTCTCCTTCATGACGTTCCTGATCGCCGTTCCGACGGGCATCAAGTTCTTCAACTGGATCGGCACGATGTGGAAGGGGCAGTTGACCTTCGAGACGCCCATGCTGTTCTCGGTGGGCTTCCTGGTGACGTTCCTGCTCGGTGGCCTGTCCGGCGTCCTGCTGGCCAGCCCGCCGCTGGACTTCCACGTCACCGACTCCTACTTCGTCGTCGCGCACTTCCACTACGTGCTGTTTGGCACCATCGTGTTCGCCACGTACGCCGGCATCTACTTCTGGTTCCCCAAGATGACGGGCCGGCTGCTCGACGAGCGGATGGGCAAGCTGCACTTCTGGCTGACGTTCATCGGCTTCCACACCACATTCCTGGTGCAGCACTGGCTGGGCGACGAGGGCATGCCCCGCCGCTACGCGGACTACCTGCCCAGCGATGGCTTCACCACGCTGAACGTGATCTCGACGATCGGCGCATTCATCCTCGGCATCTCGACGATCCCGTTCGTGTGGAACGTGTTCAAGAGCTGGCGCTACGGCGAGCCGGTGATGGTCGACGACCCGTGGGGCTACGGCAACTCCCTGGAGTGGGCGACGTCCTGCCCGCCGCCGCGGCACAACTTCACCGAGCTGCCCCGAATCCGTTCGGAGCGACCGGCATTTGAGCTGCACTACCCGCACATGGTGGAGCGCATGCGCGAAGAGGCCCACATCGGCGGCGGACCGCACCCCTCGGGTGGCGACGTCACCGAGAACGAGTCCAAGGTCCGTACCTGAGCGAGCGGTAGGCGATTCTCAGGGTGGACACGTCGAGGGTGTCGGTGCTCATCACCGTCACCGGAGTCGATCAGCCAGGTGTGACGTCGGCGCTCTTCGAGGTGCTGTCGCGGCACAAGGTCGATCTGCTGAACGTCGAACAGGTCGTCATTCGCGGCCGCCTCACGCTCGGCGTGCTGGTGGTCGGACCCGACGACGTCGCCGGGGGCGCGGCGCTGCGCGACGAGGTGACCGAGGCCATTCGCGGTGTGGGCCTGGACGTCACGATCGAACGCAGTGACGACATCGCGGTGCTCCGCGAACCGTCGACCCATTCGATCGTGGTGCTCGGGCGGCCGATCACCGCGAAGGCGTTCGGCGTGGTCGCCAGGGAGGTCGCGGCGCTGGGGGTCAACATCGACTTCATCCGCGGCGTCTCGGACTATCCCGTCACGGGGTTGGAGCTACGCGTCTCGGTGCCACCCGGCGGGGCCTACGGCCAGCTGCAGACGGCGCTGGCGCGGGTGGCGGTCGCCGAGGGCGTCGACATCGCGCTCGAGGACTACAGCCTGTCGCGACGGGCCAAGCGGCTCATCGTGTTCGACGTCGACTCGACGCTCATCCAGGGTGAGGTCATCGAGATGCTGGCCGAGCGGGCCGGTGCGCTCGCCGCGGTCGCGGAGGTGACGGAGGCCGCGATGCGCGGTGAGCTCGACTTCGCCGAGTCGCTGCACCGTCGGGTCGCCACGCTCGCGGGCCTGCCCGCCGAGGTGCTCGACGAGGTGGCCGACCAGATCGAGCTGACCCCTGGCGCGCGGACCACCATCCGCACGTTGCGCCGCCTCGGGTTCCACTGCGGCATCGTCTCCGGCGGCTTCCGGCAGGTCATCGAACCGCTGGCGCACGAGCTGATGATGGACTTCGTCGCCGCCAACGAGCTGGAGATCGTCGACGGCGTCCTCACCGGCCGCGTGGTCGGCAACGTCGTCGACCGGCCGGGAAAGGCCAAGGCGCTCAGGGACTTTGCGCAACAGGCCGGTGTTCCGATGGAGCAGACCGTCGCGGTGGGCGACGGCGCCAATGACATCGACATGCTCGCCGCCGCCGGTCTGGGTGTCGCGTTCAACGCCAAGCCCGCGCTGCGCGAGGTGGCCGACGCGTCGCTGAACCACCCGTATCTCGACACCGTGCTGTTCATCCTCGGGGTGACGCGCGGCGAGATCGAGGCCGCCGACGCGGTCGACGGGACGCTGCGCCGCGTCGACATCCCCGACGCCTAGTTTCTCCCCGCCTAGCCCCCTCCCGCGAGCAGCCGCAAACGTGCGCGACACGCCGTGTGCCGGCGCATGTTTGCGTCTGCTCGCCGGGGTTAGACGACCACGGCGCCGACGTCCGGTGCCGTCGCGCCGGCGCCGGTGACGCTGCGCCACGCCCGCGCCAGCAGGGCGATGGCCTCGGTCAGCTGCTCGTTGGGCAGGGTGTAGGGCACGCGGATGAACCGTTCGAGCGTGCCGTCCACGCCGAAGCGCGGACCCGGCGGAATCTCGAGTCCCATCCGCGAGGCCGCCGCCGAGAGCGCCGTGCTCATGGGGGCGGGCAGCCGTACCCATAGGGACATGCCGCCTCTGCTGGGGTCGGGCCGCCAGTCCGGCAGGTGCTCGTCGAGCAGGGCCAGCAGCAGCGCCCGTCGCGCCAGCAGGGTCTCGCGGCGCTCGGGCATCAGCTCGTCGGCCTGGGCGAGAAGCGTTGCGGCAGCGAGCTGTTCGATGATGGGGGTGCCCATGTCGAGGGAGGGCCGCATGGCGCCGATGGTCGTCAGGGCGCTCCGCTCGGCGCGAATCCAGCCGATGCGCAGCCCACCCCAGCACGACTTCGACATCGAGCCGACGGTCAGCACCAGATCGCGTCGGGAGGTCATCGACGCGGCGAGCGGCGGGGGCACCTCCTCGTCGAGCCAGATGTCGGTGATGGTCT
This region includes:
- a CDS encoding ABC transporter permease, producing MKTFIATRLAATVAILIALTGVMFLLQHISPMDPVKAQLGAQASAEAVAARRQALGLNDPVLVQFWRYLTGAATGDLGTSFRTRHGVASDLATFFPATLELAIYGLVIALLLAVLLAFSTTLKWRGAGALRAILFTGSSAPMFLLGILGLIVFYKQLGWVPANGRISIPNPPTGPTGLLTVDGLLHGRFDVVGDALHHLILPALVIAIGPAVAIGRVLRSSLIGDIDSDYARTARAKGLPEGKILARHVLRNSIGSALSMTGLQVGLMFSGVLVVEQVFGWPGIGQYISQSIPVADFPAIAGVTLMLGALYVFINTAVDLLQAAADPRIATTGG
- a CDS encoding cysteine hydrolase family protein, with amino-acid sequence MPKQPLIVGNPVFVVVDMQEGGGLPAEEMGIPVMPGNAERVAVAERLLAAARAADVPVVFFQEVHRPSGVDFGRELDGVEGVHCVEGERGTDLEPTLRPILDGSRQEFHLVKRRYSGFIGTEFDIVLRGLKADTLILVGGLTDVCVHYTFADAHQRDYYVRVVTDCVGGSSQYRHDAALDAMEYLQTGALRTSDEILAAFEALTTPVLEGAAR
- a CDS encoding ABC transporter substrate-binding protein yields the protein MTLRLRAVAVAAAAMLALSGCGGSNSGGSSTPNAAPTDKVLHLSFLQDIGQPPDPDVFYAGQGLLLTTNIYEGLLQYKAGTDKPVLEPLLATSWTASPDNRVFTFQLRQGVKFHDGTPFTSAAIKASFDRRLAVNQGPAYMVQDVASVVPQGDYAVTVTLKAPNSAFLDYMACPYGPRILSPEGLKKNAGTDNAQNYLTTHDLGTGPYTLTDAQVGSHYGMASFPDYWGPKPYFEKIDMPVITDVSAQQLQFNNGQIAAILHDLPSSAVQSYLDNKSFSNYSLPTMMSNYLYVNPKKGMFTDPKNRTAVLQAIDVDQLVKQTYFGRGQAAPQIYPPNMIDAQFAKQALPHDPSVLTALAGSLPADQKSLTIGYDSSNPDNQLVSNLIQTQLAAAGLTVKVQSYPTSQIFGWIGTPANDAPDILLNLGWPDAPSPYTWGHISWDPDGGLNYLGCSAPPVTAALAQGLPTGDSQAFSQAGEEAIKTGCWLNVADVNDFMVAQPWLKGIEQAHVVTNPNSLRLAALSVG
- a CDS encoding N-acyl homoserine lactonase family protein produces the protein MTALVRKSGVRRIVLLTLGWEDLPKSVSVHGSSPELRMREPVPGVLLQTDGGWVLLDTGFNTALIRDPHLRRRYFPSVEYQPLLPGPGEPIEESLFEIGVDVDDIHVVALSHLHVDHAGGLKLFAGKVPVHAQRRELEYGLSNHPEPERHSIYRVDFDDPNIDWQLADGEAEIAPGITAVPTYGHTPGHQSFVVELDESVGGDGFVFAFDAADLTENIEHELAIGGYIGVEPEETVEPIRRLKQLAKDKGYPLIPGHDPHVWPELAGHFHERFGPLTPT
- a CDS encoding isopenicillin N synthase family dioxygenase produces the protein MSAFTSVPIVDISGLRSTDDHEWSRVATELGTAAREVGFFYVSGTGVDEARFARLLAATREFFALPVEEKMRSYIGLSRCHRGYVPVGEEGVENGVPDLKEAFDTALDLPADDPDYLAGNPMLGPNTWPELPGFAEAVTDYYQAVLEVGHLLLRAFAVALGEDPDTFTRHAAKTPSQLRLVHYPYDPNAVDALGIGAHTDYECFTLLKPTAPGLEVLNGAGEWIDVPPVPGTFVVNVGDLLELWTNGAFIATSHRVRKVVEERYSFPLFFNVDYDTEVKPLPQFASPDGEDRPPLRAGEHLFAQTAQSFAYLRRRIESGELVLPEGSLRLNQFGQQALQGVE
- a CDS encoding iron-siderophore ABC transporter substrate-binding protein, whose protein sequence is MGAIAAGVAIVTALVITLVSGCGDDGGSAPANPDAASAVVTSTTAIAGAGVLGNDRRPDDSCAPNPAPVDDGPPTREVRHAAGTTEVPADPQRIVVLSGDQLDALCALGLQSRIVAAALADGSSSQPSYLGSVIHAVPPAGTRSTPDVGAIKAANPDLILGSEALTPEAYGELSGIAPTVFTGPPGPGWQDTLRTVGAATGRNDAATALLAGFQQAAAKTGADDDATHYQVSVVQLTQNTLRVYGTDDFPASVLSAIGADRPIAQRFKDKPYQEISTSQVTKSTDFSAADGDIVYLTFDSPAAKERADAVLESDAWRKLSATKDNRVFIVNDEVWQTGQGLVAARGMLADLRFVNAPIN
- the ctaD gene encoding aa3-type cytochrome oxidase subunit I, giving the protein MVAEAPPIGELEARRPFPARLGPKGNLIYKLVTTTDHKLIGIMYCVACFIFFFVGGLMALFMRTELALPGLQFLSNEQYNQLFTMHGTVMLLFYATPIVFGFANLVLPLQIGAPDVAFPRLNAFSFWLFLFGALIAIAGFITPGGAADFGWTAYSPLTDAIHSPGAGGDLWIMGLAVGGLGTILGGVNMITTVVCMRAPGMTMFRMPIFTWNILVTSILVLLAFPLLTAALFGLAADRHLGAHIYDPANGGVLLWQHLFWFFGHPEVYIIALPFFGIVTEIFPVFSRKPVFGYTTLIYATLSIAALSVAVWAHHMYATGAVLLPFFSFMTFLIAVPTGIKFFNWIGTMWKGQLTFETPMLFSVGFLVTFLLGGLSGVLLASPPLDFHVTDSYFVVAHFHYVLFGTIVFATYAGIYFWFPKMTGRLLDERMGKLHFWLTFIGFHTTFLVQHWLGDEGMPRRYADYLPSDGFTTLNVISTIGAFILGISTIPFVWNVFKSWRYGEPVMVDDPWGYGNSLEWATSCPPPRHNFTELPRIRSERPAFELHYPHMVERMREEAHIGGGPHPSGGDVTENESKVRT
- the serB gene encoding phosphoserine phosphatase SerB: MDTSRVSVLITVTGVDQPGVTSALFEVLSRHKVDLLNVEQVVIRGRLTLGVLVVGPDDVAGGAALRDEVTEAIRGVGLDVTIERSDDIAVLREPSTHSIVVLGRPITAKAFGVVAREVAALGVNIDFIRGVSDYPVTGLELRVSVPPGGAYGQLQTALARVAVAEGVDIALEDYSLSRRAKRLIVFDVDSTLIQGEVIEMLAERAGALAAVAEVTEAAMRGELDFAESLHRRVATLAGLPAEVLDEVADQIELTPGARTTIRTLRRLGFHCGIVSGGFRQVIEPLAHELMMDFVAANELEIVDGVLTGRVVGNVVDRPGKAKALRDFAQQAGVPMEQTVAVGDGANDIDMLAAAGLGVAFNAKPALREVADASLNHPYLDTVLFILGVTRGEIEAADAVDGTLRRVDIPDA